The Balnearium lithotrophicum region ATCTGAGGTTGTCTTACTCTGTGAGGTCTTTTGTTTCTGTCTTTGAGGCCTTCTAAACCGTACTTTTTGTATCTAATTTTCCATTTGTAGAAGGTAGTTGGACTTATTCCGAAGTATCTGCAGGTTAGTCTTGCATTTTGGTGTTTTTCGTAATGTTGAATCCATTTAAGTCTTTTTCTCACGTTTGGGTCTTTTGTTAGGTCGAGTTTGGTTTTTATTTTCGTTCCTCTTTTGATTGTTTTTTTGAAGGGTGTATTTGATATGTGCAGGGATGCACCTTTGAATTTCTTTAATTGTTTCATTGGTGGACACCTCCTTTTGTTGGAGTTCAAATCTTATTTTAGGGTGTCCACCTTCTTTCTGAACTTCAACAGGAAGTTTCAGAGCTCTATCCCCAAGGACTCCTCCAAAATTTCACAGAGCTCCTCCTCTGCCCTTCTCCTGTCCTCCTCAGCCTCCTTCACCATTACAACGGCATCCTCTAACGGAAGAACTTCCTCTTCTGTTGAAATTGTTATGTACCTTGAAGGGCTCAGGTTGTAATCGTTAGCCCTTGCCTCCTCTAAGGTTATTATTCTGCTGAACTTTTCAACCTCCTTCCAGCCGTGGTAAACCTCGGATACTTCCCTTATTCCCTCCTCTGTAAGGATGTTTTTCGGCCTTCCCTTCTCAAACTTTTCGGAGGCATTTATTAAGAGAATCTCTTCCCTGTGCCTTTTGTTCTTATTCAGAACGATAATTACTCCCGGCGCAGTTGTGTTGTAAAAGAGGTTCTCGGGAAGGAGTATAACGGCCTCTATTAAATCGCTCTCAACGAACTTCTTCCTTATGTCCCTCTCCCTGTTACTCCCCT contains the following coding sequences:
- a CDS encoding helix-turn-helix domain-containing protein yields the protein MKQLKKFKGASLHISNTPFKKTIKRGTKIKTKLDLTKDPNVRKRLKWIQHYEKHQNARLTCRYFGISPTTFYKWKIRYKKYGLEGLKDRNKRPHRVRQPQ